A window of Polyodon spathula isolate WHYD16114869_AA chromosome 30, ASM1765450v1, whole genome shotgun sequence contains these coding sequences:
- the alcama gene encoding CD166 antigen homolog A, whose translation MQAPVTGLITTTSVLRYAAQKTDVRANFTCKVQHFLDKDQESVPVTFPIYYPSEKVTIEVLTPSPIREGDGVTLKCSGDGSPPPASFTFFLKGKKENVENSNNYTIESVSRNMTGDYSCSLLNDDKLKDTAAITVHYLEMTLIPAGTVTKEVGQSVNVTLSKASSADLAVTWKKDNVKIDAPTLQKLAYRDAGNYECEVTAPTVKSLKKTSSFQLVVEGKPRIKNLIKKLGQDGKTKTLSCIVEGSPKPTVQWNVNASTVNESPYVNGQFTHTITMIPQGNDTVYCTASNKLGQDLYAVNISTFHTPSSRSDESEDSRETNDQPKLIVGVVVGLVVAALVAGLIYWIYMKKSKQGSWKTGEKDLGSHEENKKLEENNHKSEA comes from the exons ATGCAGGCTCCTGTTACTGGGCTTATTACCACAACATCTGTGCTGAGGTACGCGGCTCAAAAAACTGACGTGAGGGCCAACTTCACCTGCAAAGTCCAGCACTTTCTGGACAAAGATCAAGAATCGGTCCCTGTGACTTTTCCCATTTACT ATCCCTCTGAGAAGGTCACAATTGAAGTGCTGACGCCAAGCCCCATCCGAGAGGGTGACGGTGTCACTCTGAAATGCTCTGGCGATGGGAGCCCCCCACCAGCTAGCTTCACATTCTTCTTAAAG GGTAAGAAAGAAAATGTTGAGAATTCTAACAATTACACTATTGAAAGCGTATCGAGGAACATGACGGGAGATTACAGTTGTTCCCTGCTCAATGATGACAAACTCAAAGATACGGCGGCGATCACAGTGCACT ATCTGGAGATGACATTGATCCCAGCTGGCACTGTCACCAAAGAAGTTGGACAGAGTGTGAATGTGACATTAAGCAAGGCTTCCTCTGCAGATTTGGCTGTTACTTGGAAGAAG GACAATGTGAAGATCGACGCTCCCACGTTGCAGAAGCTAGCCTACCGGGATGCTGGGAATTATGAATGTGAAGTCACTGCTCCTACTGTGAAGAGCCTGAAGAAAACCAGCTCTTTTCAACTCGTCGTAGAAG GGAAGCCACGTATTAAAAACTTAATCAAGAAACTTGGGCAAGATGGGAAAACCAAGACGCTGAGTTGTATTGTAGAAGGTTCTCCCAAGCCCACTGTGCAATGGAACGTCAATGCCAGCACT GTGAACGAGAGCCCCTATGTCAATGGACAGTTCACTCACACCATCACTATGATTCCACAGGGAAATGATACTGTGTACTGCACTGCGTCTAACAAGCTGGGGCAAGACCTATACGCAGTCAATATTTCTACCT tCCATACACCATCCAGCAGATCAGATGAATCAGAAG ATTCTCGAGAGACAAATGACCAACCCAAACTGATAGTAGGAGTCGTGGTGGGTCTCGTAGTGGCAGCTCTGGTTGCAGGTCTAATTTATTGGATCTACATGAAGAAATCAAA GCAAGGAAGCTGGAAAACGGGTGAAAAGGATCTTGGATCACATGAAGAAAATAAGAAACTTGAAGAAAACAATCACAAATCAgaagcctaa